In the genome of Luteitalea pratensis, the window ATGGCGCGGACCGGGTCCTCCACATGCTCGCGCCCGCCCTCTCCGTGTTCTTCGCGCTCGTGGCGTTTGCCGGGATCCCGTTCGGTGATCGCGTCGTCATCGGAGAGCGCGTCATCGACCTGCAGGTCGCCAGGATCGACGTCGCACTGCTGTACGTCTTTGCGATGTTGTCACTGGGGGTGTACGGCGTGATCCTCGCCGGGTTCGCGTCGCGCAACAACTACGCGATGCTGGGCGGACTGCGAGCGACGGCGCAGATGATCTCCTACGAGATTGCCCTCGGCATCGCGATCATCGGCGTCATCATGGTGTACGGGACGCTGGACCTGCAGGAACTCGTACGGGGTCAGGGCAGGTACGTGGCCGGCTGGATTCCGCTCTGGGGCATCGTCGTGCAGCCGGTCGCGTTCTTCGTCTTCCTGACGGCCGCGCTGGCAGCGACCAAGCGCACGCCCTTCGACATGCCGGAAGGGGAGTCCGAGGTCATCGGCTACTTCGTCGAGTACAGCGGCATGAAGTTCGGCATGTTCTATCTCGCTGATTTTCTCGAGACGATCATGGTCGCCTGCCTGGTCACGACGCTCTTTCTCGGCGGGTGGCAGGTGCCGTACCTCATGCCGGACGGCTTCCATTTTCCGTGGGGTGCAGAGCTGCCACTGTCGTCGTGGACGTACGCGGTGCTCGGCGTCGGCAGCTTTTCGATCAAGGTCCTTGCCTTCTGCTGGCTGTTCATGCAGATCCGCTGGACACTGCCGCGCCTTCGCTACGACCAGTTGATGGTGCTCGGCTGGAAGGGGCTGTTCCCCATTGCGGTTGCCAACGTGCTGGTGACGGCGGCGGCGTTGGCACTTCTGGGCGGTAAATCCTGATGGGCGTCAAGGTCCTGCGGCGGCGCGAGCTCACGTTCTGGGAAGAGCTGTACATTCCGCAGATCTTCAGCGGCCTCAGAATCACGTCTGCACACTTCTTCCGGAACCTGTTTCTTCACGCGGCGCACAGCGTCGGCGCGCTCACGCACCGTGCGGCGTCGGCGACGTTCCAGTATCCCGAGCAGCCGAGGCCGCTGGCGCGGCGATTCCGCAGCCGCCATCGCTTGACCGTCCGTGAAGAAGGTACTCCACGCTGCGTGGGATGCATGCTGTGCGAGACCGTCTGCCCGGCCAGGTGCATCACCATCGTTGCCGGTGAACATCCCGATCCCAACGTCGAGAAGTATCCGGTCCGCTTCGACATCGACCTGGGGATCTGCGTCTATTGCGGATACTGCGTGGAGGTCTGCCCCGAGGACGCCATCCGCATGGACACGGGGATACTCGACGTCGCGGCCTATTCCCGGGACGAGATGAAGCTCGACATCCACGAACTGATGAACCCGGCCCTGCGCAAGCCCGTGGTCGAGTGCGACCTGAAATTCCCGCATGAGTGCCGCCATAGCGGCGGAGAGATCAAGGGCAGCTGGGAGTGAATTGCGGTCGCCGCTGATCCTCCGCCACGGTGTGGCCGCGCGCGCACAGGTGTGACCGATCGCCACACCATCATTGCGCTATCTTGTTGATCACAAACAGTTTCGCCGTGGGCTCCATCCTTGCTCTCTGCGAGGGCATGCGCACCTTCGGTCTGCTCATCGGCCTGCTTGTCGCCACGCCCCTGGCCCCGACTGATCAATCGCCACTCGTCCCGAGAGACACGATCAGCGATCAGGACGTGCCCGATCACGGCGACAACATCAATGCGCGCTATATCGTCGAGCACGCCGACATTCGCGGTGTGCCCGAGGACGACCTGACCGAGGCGCTACAGGACGACCTGCGTGGGCTTATCGGCCAGCGCCTTGATTCCGGAGCAGCGGATCGGCTCCAGGAGCGCATGGTCCGCGAGTTCCCGGACTACGACGTGTCGCGCCGAATCGAGCGCGGGAACGAGTCGGCCGCATCCGGCTCGTCTACGAGGCTCACCGGAAAGAGGGGCATCAATTCGATGTACCATCCCGGCCATCCACACGCGCATGCTGACGTCCTGTCTTCGAGCGGGTGCGACCACGATGGACTCAGCGCGTCCGCGGCGTGACCCACATGACTGACACGCTCCACGCCTGCTTCATCAGCTATCGCCATCCGGCTACCGCAGGCAGCCGCGAAGAGAAGTTGATCGCGCATGTCTTCAAGGCGATCAGCGATCACGTCGAGATGTACACGCATACGCACCAGGTCTACTTCGACCAGAAGCGCCTCGTGCCCGGCTACCAATACGACGAGAAGCTCGCCGAGGCAATCTGCCGTAGCGCGTGCATGGTCATTGTTTACTGGCCGGCGTACCTCGAATCGGACTACTGCCTACAAGAGATCGAGGCCATGCTCGAGATCGAGAAGCGTCGGCGAAAGAAGCTTGGTAGCGAGCTCCACGGCTGCCGGCTGATCATCCCCTTCATCGTGCGTGGCCGCTTCGAAGATCTGCCAAACGCCGTGCGCGACGGCTGCCAGTACCTCGACTATTCGCGCCAGGCGACCAATCCGCACTTCAACATCGGCGAAGACGAAGAGACCAGCGCGAAGCTGTTCGAGATTGCCAATTACATCAAGTCGCTCTGCGACAAGCTGCAGAGAGTCGGCGCGGATGTGGTCGGCACCTGCAAGGACTACGGTTTTCCGGCCAGGATGCAGGTGACGCAACCAGAGATGGCGCCTCCACCGCCGCCGCCGTTCCCCGGACAATGATGGCGTCCCCAGTTTCCGAGGACGTCACGCGCCTCCACGAAGTAGTCACTTTCTACTCGTACAAGGGCGGCACGGGACGCACCATGGCACTTGCCAACGCGGCGTGCCTGATCACCCGCCGGGATCCGGGCTGTCGCGTTCTGGCGGTCGACTGGGATCTCGAAGCCCCGGGCTTGCATTACTACCTGCATCCAGCTCAGACAGGTGAGGCAGAGTCGGCAGTCGACGGACTGGTCGAGTACTTCTCGCAGGTGCAGGCTGCCATCAAGGACCGCCGCGGCGAGGCGGTGGACGACGAGGCCGTGTTGGCGAACATTCCCCTGTCCGCCCACTGCCGCGAGACCGTCGTGCCCAACGTCCACCTGATGCAGGCTGGCCGATTCGATTCGACGTACCAGGCGCGATTGAGCAGGCTCGACTGGCAGGAGATATACCGGGACTCACCGACGCTCTTTCGTACGTTCGCGAGCCTGCTGTTGCGCCAGTACGACGTCGTGCTCGTCGATTCGCGGACCGGGCTCACCGACATCAGCGGTATCTGTACCTCGCTGCTGCCCGACAAGGTCGTGGTGGTCTTCACGGCCAATCAGCAGAGCCTGACTGGCGTCGAGCAGCTTGTGCGGTCGAGCGTGGAGTACCGGCGTGGATCTCCGGACCTCCGGCCGCTGCTCGTCTATCCGTTGCCGTCGCGCATTGACGATCAACGCGAGCAACTGCGCCGCCAGTGGCGCCACGGCGATGCGACGCTCGGTATCGAAGGGTTCCAGCCGCAGTTCGAACGCATTCTCCGTGGTGCGTATGCGCTGGATGGGTGCGACCTTTCGGACTACTTCAATGAAGTGCAGGTGCAGCACAGTCCCGACTACTCCTACGGTGAGAAAGTGGCGGCGCTGGCGGCTCCCGACCACGACCGCTTCTCGATCATCCGAAGCTATGAGGCGTTGCTCGACTGGCTGGGCAGTTCCGCGGCGCCATGGGAGACGCCGGCGCAGGCGCGAGAGCGAACGCGGCTCGAGAGCCTGCTTCAGCGTGAAGCGGAGTTCCAGCGAGACGCGACGATCGATGTTGCGCCCTTGCTGGCGTTGCAGGCGGAAATCGTCCGTTTGTCGCAGCAGCATCGGGGAGCGACACACCTCGACACGGTGCGCGCCATGCAGCGCTACGTGCGCACGGCGCTCGGTGGCGGTGGCGATCTCTCTGCCGCCCTGACCGTGCTCGAGTCGCTCGGCGCCGCGCTGCCGCAGCTGCGCGTTCCCGTGCGCGTACACGCGATCGGCGCGATGCTCCAGGCCACACCGAGTCTCCGTGCGCAGGGTCAATCCGCCGCCGCCGAACGGCTTGGCCGGCTCGCGCTCTCGGAAATCGAGGCCCTGCGCGGCCCCTCAGGCGCCTCCGCCGACGTGGTCGCGGCCCTGGACGCGCTCGGCTCACAGCTCCAGGACGCGGCCGCCTTCGCCGAAGCACGGACGCTTCGCGAGTTCGTCCTCGAAGAGCGTCGAAGGTGCGACGGCGACGAGCGCCAGTCCACGCTCAACGCCAGCCGCCGTCTGGCGGAAACGCATTGGGCACTCGGCAACTACGCAACGGCCCGGAGCATGCTCGAGCATGCCGGCACAATCGCTGCGACAGTCCTCGGCGAGCAGGCTCGCGAGACGCTCGCGATTCGTCAGCAACTCGCCGAGGTACTGGCCGAGCAGGGTCACGCCGACCAGGCACTTCAATTGACGGATGCCGTCCTCGAGGCCCGGTCACGCCTCCTGGGTCCCGCCCACGAGGACACCCTGGCCACGCTGGCGTTGAGGTCCGACGTGCTGCGCGACAGCGGGCGCCTCGACGAAGCTCGCGCGGCCTGCGAGGCCGTGGTGGCAGCCCAGTCGGCGTCGCTCGGTAACGACAATCCTGACACGCTCGCATCCAGGGATCGCCTGGCCGCCATCCTGCAGGCTCAGGGGCACCTTGCGGAGGCCCGCGCGGCGCAGGAGGCAGTGGTGGAGGCCTATGGCCGCGTCTTTGGCGCGCAGCACCCGGTGACACTGCGTGCGACGGCCAATCTGGCTGCAACGTTGTGGGCACTCGGGGCACTATCCGAGGCACGCGCCCTGGAACAGCATGTGCTCGACGTCCGGCGTGACGTGCTCGGCCCGGCCCATCCCGAGACGTTGACCGCGATGAACAACCTGGCCAGTACCTTGTGGTCGCAGGGCGACCTTGTCGGCGCTCGGGCGCTTGAGGAGCAGGCGCTGGAGACACGTCGCCGCGTGCTCGGTGACGATCATCCAGCCACGCTTGTCTCGATGGGTAACCTGGCCGAGACACTTCGCCTGCAGGGAGAGTTGCCTGAGGCCAAGGCGTTGGGCATGGCTGTCATCGAGGGCCGCCGTCGGACGTTGGGACCAGAGCATCCTGAAACACTCGCGGCCATGAACAACCTGGCGCTGACGCTCCGCGCCTTGGGCGACGCCGAGCAAGCGCGGCGGCTGCTCGAACAGGTAGTCGAGGTCCGCCGCCGCGTGCAAGGCCACGAGCACCCGGACACGTTGAAAGCGGCTTACAACCTCGCGGAAACGCTTCGTCAGGCCGGCGACCTGACGAAGGCGCGGCAAATTCACGAGACCGTCCTCGCTGCACGGCGCCGCATTCTCGGCCATGAGGACCGTGACACGCTTGCCTCGATGGTCGAGCTGTCGCTGACTGCCAGCGCGCAGGACGACTTCGCGACCGCCCGGCCGTTACTGGAGCACGTGCTCGAGGAGTACCTGCGCTTGGCCGGCGAGGACGACCGAAGGACGCTGGCGGTGCGCACGCACCTCGCGCGGGCCTTGATTGCGCTGGGCGATGTGGCCGGTGCGCAGTTGCACCAGGAGCATCTGGCCTCGGCGTGGGCGCGGCGAGTCGAAAAGGACCGGATCGAGTCAGGGCCGCGGGGGATCGGCGACTATCCTGGGGCACGCGGCACCAGGAGCTGAGCCGTGGCGCGATGCGCGCTCGGCCTGAAGTGGACCTGGAGCAGCGGGCGTCCGGGTCGTCCCTACAGTCCACCGGCCACCGATGTGCCTCAGGCCCGCGGTGAACCGACAGCGCATGGCGAAACACGTTGCGCGGATCCCACCGCGCGTTGGCCCGCTGCAGGCGCGAATAGTTCGCCTGGTCGTAGAGCGTGTGCCACGGCGTGCCCGAGCGATGAACGCGCCACCCACTACATGGCCACCCATGCCAATCCCCGGATACTCGCCGAGCGGAATCACCGTTCCCCATGCCTCGCACAGCGGTGGTGGGGCTGCCTTTCCGGCGCAGGCGGTCTCGGCTCGCCGGATCGGGCCCACAAGTACGGGGTTGATCCGACGAGCATCGCTGTGCTCCTTGAGTTCTGCGCCGTGGGCATGTCCGATGTGGCAGTCAGCGCACGGTGCGTGAGTGAACAAGGAGCCGTCGAGCTTGCTCGACGGTCATGGTCGGTCATGTCACGGCGTTCAGCTCGCGCGACGCCGACGATAGTGAAGCCCCACGACTCCGGTCGGATACGGCGTGGCCGACGCCAGCTCGAAGGTCGCGTGGACACCAGCCGGCAGCGCGCGTTTGCCACTGCCGAGGGCCAGGGGATACACGAGCAGGTGCAGCTCGTCGACCAGGTCGTGCTCGATCATGGCATGTACGAGCTGGCTGCTGCCGTCGGTCAGGATGGTGCCGCCCGGCTCCGCCTTGAGCGCCCGAATGGATCCGACCACGTTGTCTCGAATGACCGTCGTGTTGCGCCAGATCGGCTGCGTCAGCGTCTTCGAGACCACGTACTTCCTCGGCGCGTTCATCAGGTCGCCGAACGGATCGCCCGGCGGCAGTGGCTCGAACGCATCGGCATGCGTCACGTAGGTTCGACGGCCCAGCAGGAACGCATCGACGCCCTGCATCAGTCCGCCGAACGCGGCACCGATGTCATCGTGCCAGTACGGTATGGTCCAGCCGCCGTGCTCGAACCCGCCGTCGCGGTCCTCGTCCTTCCCGCCTGGGGCCTGCATCACGCCGTCCAGCGACACGAACTCCGAAACGATCAGCTTCCTCATGCTCGACCTCTCCCGCGGAACCTGCCGCGATTCCTCGAGGCGCTGACCTCGTGCTTGCGAGGGGCAACGCCTGTCCGTATCAGACGACGTCCGTACGTCGACTGTCTGACACTCTGACATTGAGTCAGGCGAAGAATCATCGCGGCGATGGCGCCGCAACCGGGACCGGCGGAGGTTCCGCGCTGGCCGGAAGGCGGCCCTCGGACACCCGGCACAGTGCGTGCAGCGATCGGAGCGCCTGGATGTCCTCGCTGCTCCACTGTCCGGCCGCCGCCTGCTGCTCCGCCCGCGACAGCACCTCGTCTGCATCGCAAACCAGCGCCCGTCTCGTGCCGGCATCGCTGTCGCCCGCGATCTGCCCCCGCAGCTGTTCGAGTCGCGCAAGCTCGTCGCCGAGCAGGCGGCGCCTGTCCCGCAGACTGTCGTTGCGGCGGAGCCGGATGGCGTATTGCGCGAGCGTGAAGAGCGCGACCAGCACCGAGCCGACGAACGACAGTCGACCGAGTCGATCCGAGGTGACGAGGTCGTTGCGGCCGTAGAAGATCGTGGCCGCCGGATGAAGCGGCAGGCCGCCGACGTCACGTCCCGTCGATTCCGTGAACGCGTACTGCGCATCGCGTGCGAACCGCGGGTGGTACATGCACTCGAGGATGTCCCGCACGACGCGTCCAGGGACATCCGGCCGTGCGACCAGCAATTGCGTGACGACGAGCGTCGGCACCGCCTCGGAGGGAATGCGGCGGCCGGGCCCGTAGAGGCCAGCCGGAATGAAGCCGGGCCGGGCACCCGGAATCGATCGCGCGAGGGCCTCGTGATCGCGTATGGGTACCAGTCGGTAGTCAGCGGTGTTCAGGATCTCGTCGATGAGCGGTGATCGGAGGAACTGTGTTCGCGTAGCCGCGACCATGTGGCCCGATTCGAAGTCCGCGACGTTGCTGCCTCGTGGACGCACCACCGTGACCGGTGCTCCTGTTCCCGGCGTCGACGTCAGCAGCCCGTAGTAATCGAGGACGCGCTCGCCGAGGGTTGGCGGATGCCCCGCGTCGCGTACACCGGGGTTGACCGCACCGGTCAGATCGCGCACGTCCCGCAACGCGCTGTCGGTGCGCACGATGACGAAGAAGTGCTGCGGCTCGAGAGCGGCGACTCCATACACGCCAGAGGATCGCACCGCGTCATCGTCGACGCTGCTGACGACGGCGAGATCGATCCGCTGGCTGGCGTCGAGCAGCAGCCGGACGTTACCGGGAGCGACGGTACTCACGAGTTCGAGCTCATAGCCGGCCCTGTCTCGAAGGTGCTGGTTGAGCACCGTGCCCGCGCGGTAACTCGATCCGATCGCGGAGCCGAGCGCGATCCGGTACGTACGGCCCCGCCGACCTGACGCAGTCTCGACGACGCGGTCCCTGAGCTGATAGGCGAGGCTGGGGGTGAGGAATTCCAGGAGCGCGACGAATGCGAAGACAAGCGCGACGACGGAGACCGTCACGACTCCGGCACGCCGCCAGTTTCGCATCGTGCCGGGATGGTACCAACGCGGCGGGCTTCAGTCACCTGCCGACGTAAGAGGCCAGATGTTTGCCCGTGAGGGTGGACTGGCCGGCGACGAGACTCGCGGGTGTGCCCTCGAAGACGATCCGGCCGCCGTCATGCCCGGCGCCCGGACCGAGGTCGATGATCCAGTCGGCGTGCGCCATCACCGCCTGGTGGTGCTCGATCACGATCACCGACTTGCCAGAGTCGACGAGACGATCGAGCAGGCCGAGCAGCCGTTCGACATCGGCGAGGTGGAGGCCGGACGTCGGTTCGTCGAGGATGTAGACGCCGCCCTTCTCGCCCATGTGGGTGGCCAGTTTGAGCCGCTGCCGCTCGCCGCCGGACAGCGTCGTCAGTGGCTGGCCGAGGCTGAGGTAGCCGAGCCCGACGTCGTCGAGCCGTTCGAGGATGGCGTGCGCGGCCGGCGTGCGCGCCTCGCCGTGGCCGAAGAATGCCTTCGCCCCGGTCACCCCCATCGCGAGCACCTCGCTGATGTCTCGGCCCCCGAAGTGGTAGTCCAGCACCGATGCCTGGAAGCGCTTTCCCTCGCAGTCCTCGCACGTGGTGGCGATGCCGGCCATTATCCCCAGGTCGGTGTAGATGACACCGGCGCCGTTGCAGGTGGGGCAGGCGCCTTCGGAGTTGGCGCTGAAGAGCGCCGGCTTCACGCCGTTGGCCTTCGCGAACGCAGTGCGGATCGGGTCGAGCAGTCCCGTGTACGTCGCCGGGTTGCTGCGTCGCGAGCCTCGGATCGCACCCTGGTCGACCGTCACCACTCCGTCCCGCTCCGACACCGAGCCCTGGATCAGTGAGCTCTTTCCCGACCCTGCCACACCGGTCACCACCACCAGCACGCCGAGCGGTATGTCGACATCGACGTGCTGCAGGTTGTGCGTGCTGGCGCCGCGCACCTCGAGACTGCCGGTTTTCGTCCGCACCTTCTTCTTGAGCGCGGCCCGGTCGTCGAAATGGCGGCCGGTGATGGTGTTGCTGGCCCGCAAACCCTCGACGGTGCCTTCGAAGCAGACGGCGCCGCCCGCCGTGCCGGCGCCGGGGCCGAGGTCGACGACGTGGTCGGCGATCACGATCGTCTCCGGCTTGTGTTCCACGACGAGCACCGTATTGCCCTTGTCCCGCAGCTGCCGCAGCAGGTCGTTCATCCGCTGGATGTCGTGGGGGTGCAATCCGATGGTCGGTTCGTCGAACACGTACGTGATGTCGGTGAGCGACGAGCCGAGGTGGCGGATCATCTTGGTACGCTGAGCCTCGCCACCAGAGAGCGTGCCCGACGGCCGGTCGAGGCTCAGGTAGCCGAGGCCGATCTCCACGAACGACTCGAGGCTCTCGCCGAGCGCGGCCAGCAGCGGGGCGACGGTGGGTTCGTCGAGATCGCGGACCCACTCGGCCAGGTCGCTGATCTGCATCGAGCAGACGTCGGCGATGTTCTTCCCCTTGATCTTCGACGACCGGGCCTCTTTGCTGAGCCGCGTGCCGTCACACTCTGGGCAGACGGTGAAGGTGATGGTCCGCTCCACGAAGGCGCGGACGTGCGGCTGCAGCGCGTCGACGTCCTTGGAGAGGAACGACTTCTGGATCTTCGGGATCAGCCCCTCGTACGTGAGGTTGATGCCGTCGACCTTGATCTTCGTCGGTTCCTTGTAGAGCAGGTCGTGCAACTCCCTCTTGTTGTACTTGCGGAGCGGCTTGTCGGCATCGAAGAAGCCGCAACCGCGAAAGATGCGGCCGAACCAGCCGTCCATGCTGTAGCCGGGGATGATGAGCGCGCCCTCGTTGAGCGACTTGCTGTCGTCGTACAGCGCGGACAGGTCGAAGTCGTTGACGTTGCCCATGCCTTCGCAGCGTGGACACATGCCGCCGAGACGATTGAAGGTCGCCTTCTTCGTCTGCGTCCTGCCCTCGCCTCGATCGACGGTGATGGCACCACTCGCGGTCACCGAGGGGACGTTGAACGAGTACGCGTTGGCCGAGCCGATGTGCGGCTTTCCGAGCCGGCTGAAGACGATCCGCAGCATCGCGTTCGCGTCGGTGACGGTGCCGACGGTGGAACGTGGGTTCGATCCAATCCGCTCCTGGTCGACGATGATCGCGGTCGTCAGCCCGTCGAGGACGTCGACGTCCGGCCGCGCCAGCGTCGGCATGAAGCCCTGCACAAAGGCGCTGTAAGTCTCGTTGATCAGCCGTTGCGACTCCGCGGCGATGGTGCCGAACACCAGCGAACTCTTGCCAGAGCCCGACACGCCAGTGAACACCGTCAGCCGGCGCTTCGGGATCTCGATACTGATGTCCTTGAGGTTGTTCACGCGTGCGCCCTGCACGCGGATCAACTCGTGGCTGTCCGCCTCCGCCGGACGGTCGCTTCGCTCCCGGCTTCCGCCTCCGCCTGACGGTCCCTTCGCTCCCGGCTTCGGCGAGACAGGTCCGCCTCCGCCTGACGGTCCCTTCGCTCCCGGCTTCGGCGAGACAGGTCCGCTGCTCTTCTTCTTCATGAAGATGAGAGACTCCCTCGCCCACTGCGGGCTCTGGCGACATAGGGCAGCGCGAACAGGTACAGCCCCGTGAACATGAGCAGCGCGAGCGGCAGCAGTGGCGAGTAGGTCACGTACGGGGGAGGCTGCTGGCCGCCGTTCATGCCCATGACGACGAAGTTGGCGATCACGGTCAGCGTAAAGGCCACGGACACCCAGCGGTGGAACTGACGAATCCAGCTATTCCAGTTCATTGGGACCTCCTTTGGACCGTCGGTGCAGCTCGTCGCCGCGCCCGCCGGGCGGCTCAGCGCACCTCGTTGATCCGGATGTGGTTGCCTGCGGGATCGCGGAACGCACAGTCGCGGATGCCGTACGGCTGCATCGTGGGCTCCTGGATGACGTCGGCGCCGCTGGCCTGCAGACGTTCGAACGTGCCATCGAGGTCGCGGGTGGCCAGGATGACCATGGCGTACGTGCCCTTGGCCATCATCTCGGCGATGGTCCGGCGCTCGTCGCCGGTGAGGCCGGGCGTGGCGGCTGGTGGATGCAGGACGATGGAGATGCCGGGCTGGCCGACGGGTCCGACCGTGATCCAGCGCATCCCGTTGTAGCCGACGTCGTTGCGGACCTCGAAGCCGAGGGTGTCGCGGTAGAAGGCCAGCGAGGCGTCAGGGTCGTCGTGGGGGAGAAAGCTCGAGTGAATGGTGATATCCATGGCACTCAGTCTAGGTGCGGTCCTGGGCCCGCGCTTCTCGATTCCTGACCGGTCTGGTCACCTGTTTCGCGACGCAGGATGGCATCCCCGTCGTCGCATGCGCGGCGTCGCGCCGATAGACGCTGGGCGGCACGCCGACGAGCTCGGTGAAGCGAGTGCTGAACGTGCCCAGCGACGAGCAGCCGACCTCGAAGCAGACATCCGTGACGCTGAGGTCGCCACGACGCAGCAGCGCCATCGCGCGTTCGATCCTTCGCGTCATCAGATAGGCGTAGGGCGACTCGCCGTACGCCAGCTTGAACTGGCGGCTGAGGTGCCCGGCCGACATCTGTACGCCGCGGGCGAGCGCCTCGACGTCCAGGGGCTGGTCGTACTCCCGATCCATGCGGTCGCGAACACGGCGGAGCAGCGCGAGTTCGCGCAGGTGCGGCGCCACGGCTGGTCTGCTGTTCACCTGCGCGATCGTGCCACCGCGCAACGGAGGTGTCTAGCGCCGCTGGCGCCGCTCCCGTTCCTACTTCCGATCGACGGGGAGCATCACCGCGCCATTCCCGCGTGCGGCCCCGATTGCCGTGGAGGTTGATCACATGAATCGTGTGATCGCCTTCCACGTTCACGATGCCGTTGGGCGCCAGGTCTTCGACGAGGAAGTAGTCCGCCTCGACGTGTTCCTTGTCAGACGACCAGACGAGCAGTGTGTCTTCCCCCTTGCCCTCGAACGCCAGCGTGGCGCCTGCCAGCCGGTCGATCGCGAATGTGCGATGCTTCGGTGGCCTGCTGGCGCCGCACCCATGCGGGGCCATGTTGGGCGAAAACCGAGGAGCCACTTCGATGATTCCTGCACCTGCCGATGTCGCCGCACCGCCGGCCGATGCCACCGTCACCCCGAGCGGGCTGGCCTCACGCCAGCTCGAAGCCGGGACCGGCACACAGCATCCGGGCCCGCGCTCGCGCGTACTCGTCCACTACTCGGGCTGGACGACTGACGGACAGATGTTCGACAGCTCGGTGAGCCGCGGCGAACCGATCGCCTTCGGCCTGTACCAGGTCATCGCCGGCTGGACCGAAGGCGTGCAGCTGATGGTGGAGGGCGAGAAGCGACGGTTCTGGATTCCTGAGCCCCTCGCCTACGGCGGACGCGCGGGTGCCCCGGCCGGCATGCTGGTATTCGACGTCGAGCTGATTCGCATCGAGTCGTAGCCGATCGCTCGGCCTCGCCCGTTGTCTAGCCCTGTCGCAATGCGTCGGACGGATGAATGCGGGCTGCTCGCAAGGCGGGAACCAACGCCGCCAGCAGACCGGCCACGCCCAACAATCCGAGCGCACCGGCGAACGTCATCGGGTCGGTCGGGCTGACTCCATAGAACAGGCTTGCCGCAAAGCGGGTCACGCCGGCGGCAGCCGCGCCCCCCGCCAGCAACCCGACCCCAACGACGACGAGCCCTTCGCGGAGGACCAGCGCCAGCACGTCGCCGAGGCGCGCGCCCAACGCCATGCGTATGCCGATCTCTCGCGTGTGCTGACTCACCGTGCAGGCCATGACGCTGTAGATGCCCACGACCGCGAGTCCCAGTGCCAGCGCACCGAAAGCGCCGAGCAGCGTGGCAGCTGCGTGGAGCGGCATCAGCACGAGACCGAGATGGTCCTCCATGGTCCGAACGTCGGTCAGCGGCAAGTCGGGGTCGAGTTCGCGAACCGTGGCGCGAATCGCGCCAGCGACGGCGACCGGTTCGCGGTCCGTCCTCACGTGCAGGCTCAGGTCGCTCTGCAGGTTCTGCCCGAGCGACAGGTAGAAGTACGGCAACGGCGGCTCCGATAGCGACCGGTACTTGCCATCGGTCGTGACGCCGACGACGGTGAATGCCGATTGACCCCTCCGGATCTGCTTACCGATCGCGATGCCGTCCGGCCAGTACCGCCGCACCAGCGCGTCGTTGACGATCACGGCGCCCATGGCACCGACCCGGTCCGTCGCGTCGAATTCACGC includes:
- a CDS encoding TAXI family TRAP transporter solute-binding subunit, producing MTVSVVALVFAFVALLEFLTPSLAYQLRDRVVETASGRRGRTYRIALGSAIGSSYRAGTVLNQHLRDRAGYELELVSTVAPGNVRLLLDASQRIDLAVVSSVDDDAVRSSGVYGVAALEPQHFFVIVRTDSALRDVRDLTGAVNPGVRDAGHPPTLGERVLDYYGLLTSTPGTGAPVTVVRPRGSNVADFESGHMVAATRTQFLRSPLIDEILNTADYRLVPIRDHEALARSIPGARPGFIPAGLYGPGRRIPSEAVPTLVVTQLLVARPDVPGRVVRDILECMYHPRFARDAQYAFTESTGRDVGGLPLHPAATIFYGRNDLVTSDRLGRLSFVGSVLVALFTLAQYAIRLRRNDSLRDRRRLLGDELARLEQLRGQIAGDSDAGTRRALVCDADEVLSRAEQQAAAGQWSSEDIQALRSLHALCRVSEGRLPASAEPPPVPVAAPSPR
- a CDS encoding ATP-binding cassette domain-containing protein, producing the protein MQGARVNNLKDISIEIPKRRLTVFTGVSGSGKSSLVFGTIAAESQRLINETYSAFVQGFMPTLARPDVDVLDGLTTAIIVDQERIGSNPRSTVGTVTDANAMLRIVFSRLGKPHIGSANAYSFNVPSVTASGAITVDRGEGRTQTKKATFNRLGGMCPRCEGMGNVNDFDLSALYDDSKSLNEGALIIPGYSMDGWFGRIFRGCGFFDADKPLRKYNKRELHDLLYKEPTKIKVDGINLTYEGLIPKIQKSFLSKDVDALQPHVRAFVERTITFTVCPECDGTRLSKEARSSKIKGKNIADVCSMQISDLAEWVRDLDEPTVAPLLAALGESLESFVEIGLGYLSLDRPSGTLSGGEAQRTKMIRHLGSSLTDITYVFDEPTIGLHPHDIQRMNDLLRQLRDKGNTVLVVEHKPETIVIADHVVDLGPGAGTAGGAVCFEGTVEGLRASNTITGRHFDDRAALKKKVRTKTGSLEVRGASTHNLQHVDVDIPLGVLVVVTGVAGSGKSSLIQGSVSERDGVVTVDQGAIRGSRRSNPATYTGLLDPIRTAFAKANGVKPALFSANSEGACPTCNGAGVIYTDLGIMAGIATTCEDCEGKRFQASVLDYHFGGRDISEVLAMGVTGAKAFFGHGEARTPAAHAILERLDDVGLGYLSLGQPLTTLSGGERQRLKLATHMGEKGGVYILDEPTSGLHLADVERLLGLLDRLVDSGKSVIVIEHHQAVMAHADWIIDLGPGAGHDGGRIVFEGTPASLVAGQSTLTGKHLASYVGR
- a CDS encoding helix-turn-helix transcriptional regulator, whose amino-acid sequence is MNSRPAVAPHLRELALLRRVRDRMDREYDQPLDVEALARGVQMSAGHLSRQFKLAYGESPYAYLMTRRIERAMALLRRGDLSVTDVCFEVGCSSLGTFSTRFTELVGVPPSVYRRDAAHATTGMPSCVAKQVTRPVRNREARAQDRT
- a CDS encoding FKBP-type peptidyl-prolyl cis-trans isomerase, with the translated sequence MIPAPADVAAPPADATVTPSGLASRQLEAGTGTQHPGPRSRVLVHYSGWTTDGQMFDSSVSRGEPIAFGLYQVIAGWTEGVQLMVEGEKRRFWIPEPLAYGGRAGAPAGMLVFDVELIRIES
- a CDS encoding VOC family protein, translated to MDITIHSSFLPHDDPDASLAFYRDTLGFEVRNDVGYNGMRWITVGPVGQPGISIVLHPPAATPGLTGDERRTIAEMMAKGTYAMVILATRDLDGTFERLQASGADVIQEPTMQPYGIRDCAFRDPAGNHIRINEVR